In Acaryochloris marina S15, a single genomic region encodes these proteins:
- a CDS encoding zinc-dependent metalloprotease family protein: protein MTNPANSQESHDVISSDLDHDRTSEIEFSLSNNSTLLSDQKEDEHLFKDETKPPQPSIEALESLSIEGASSQQNDFVEQYRFDEYLNSKTFSLSPNLTSLLNPAEQQASCLNCGQVGCACSPNRTQQQDDPHYHHGHTSHHHGHTSHHAHGLEGDFPVWNTANTSANINPSSSLAVSNTFQLHSNPNAQHTIYLDFDGHTTSGTWWNNGGTIRSSAYNRDGNSASFSTSELLEIQSIWQQVAEDFAPFNVNVTTQDPGAAALSRTSSSDSQWGVRVLFTDNRNEIDGTAVAAGAGGIAYVGSFNRNVDQAVFVFNKGARAAAVTASHEVGHSLYLRHDGISGQTAYHPGHGSGATSWGTIMGAPFQENLTQWSKGDYYNADNTEDDLAIITTRNGFDYRSDDHGNSQANASALSLNNAGQMSSFGIIERNTDVDYFSFTTGAGDVSFTITPTSKAFVGNGSGGYATEYLDAQGANLDIWAGLYNSNGTLLTSSNPSNLLTASLDLSLTAGTYFIRIDGVGKDNPLVSGSQGYSDYGSLGQYSILGNVESLSARIIEASGNASLLTTVVGYQLQGQGAAAQFLRLNGNVVSENTFSGWSAIGVERLGQGYQLLWKNVDGRYLDWRVDANGTYQSSQSISETELTSLEPTFQQDLNGDQEIGWASTAIETVGTASLTTTAVGYQLQGQGAAAQFLWLNGNVVSENTFSGWSAIGVERLGQGYQLLWKNVDGRYLDWRVDANGTYQSSQSISETELTSLEPTFQQDLNGDQEIGWASTAIETVGTASLTTTAVGYQLQGQGAAAQFLWLNGNVVSENTFSSWSAIGVERLGQGYQLLWKNVDGRYLDWRVDANGTYQSSQSISETELTSLEPTFQQDLNGDQEIGWASTAIETVGTASLTTTAVGYQLQGQGAAAQFLWLNGNVVSENTFSGWSAIGVERLGQGYQLLWKNVDGRYLDWRVDANGTYQSSQSISETELTSLEPTFQQDLNGDQEIGWASTAIETVGTASLTTTAVGYQLQGQGAAAQFLWLNGNVVSENTFSGWSAIGVERLGQGYQLLWKNVDGRYLDWRVDANGTYQSSQSISETELTSLEPTFQQDLNGDQRIEQASLAHNLRYGDLLLGGPSDQMLVGNARNDLLIAGDSSDQFVFLNPTDGIDTITVIPGKDLIQISAADFGRDLVGDVHLASEQFGLGVAATPDQESFLYDQLSGYSRYDADGIDGIASIHIATLS from the coding sequence ATGACCAACCCAGCCAATTCTCAAGAATCTCATGATGTTATAAGCTCTGATCTTGATCATGATAGAACTTCTGAAATAGAATTCTCGCTTAGCAATAATTCAACTCTCTTAAGCGACCAGAAAGAAGACGAACATCTGTTTAAAGATGAGACAAAACCACCACAACCTTCCATTGAAGCATTAGAATCTTTATCAATTGAAGGGGCAAGCTCTCAGCAAAACGATTTCGTTGAACAATATCGTTTCGACGAGTATCTTAACAGCAAAACTTTTTCTCTTTCTCCAAATCTTACCTCTCTACTTAACCCTGCAGAGCAACAAGCAAGCTGTTTAAACTGTGGTCAAGTGGGATGCGCTTGTTCACCTAACCGGACCCAGCAACAAGACGACCCTCATTACCATCATGGCCATACGTCACACCATCATGGCCATACGTCACACCATGCTCATGGTTTAGAGGGAGACTTCCCTGTATGGAATACAGCTAACACTTCAGCTAATATCAACCCATCTTCTTCTCTAGCTGTTAGCAATACATTTCAACTCCACAGCAATCCCAATGCGCAACACACGATTTACTTAGACTTTGACGGACATACCACATCCGGAACATGGTGGAACAATGGGGGAACCATCCGATCTTCCGCCTATAATCGAGACGGTAATAGCGCGTCTTTCAGTACAAGTGAATTATTAGAAATTCAGTCGATTTGGCAGCAGGTCGCTGAGGATTTTGCCCCTTTTAATGTCAACGTCACGACCCAAGACCCAGGCGCTGCAGCCTTAAGCAGAACAAGTAGCAGCGACAGTCAATGGGGCGTTCGTGTTTTATTCACTGATAACCGCAACGAGATAGATGGTACGGCAGTTGCTGCAGGCGCAGGAGGCATTGCCTATGTCGGTAGTTTTAATCGCAATGTTGATCAGGCCGTTTTTGTTTTTAATAAAGGGGCTAGAGCTGCTGCCGTCACTGCAAGTCATGAAGTTGGGCACAGTTTATATCTCAGGCACGATGGTATCAGTGGTCAGACCGCTTACCATCCTGGCCATGGCAGCGGTGCCACGAGTTGGGGCACTATCATGGGAGCCCCTTTTCAGGAAAACCTGACGCAATGGAGTAAAGGAGATTACTACAACGCAGATAACACTGAAGACGACCTTGCCATCATCACCACAAGAAATGGCTTTGATTATCGCTCCGACGATCATGGCAATAGCCAAGCCAATGCTTCAGCACTATCCCTAAACAATGCCGGTCAAATGAGTTCCTTCGGCATTATTGAAAGGAATACAGATGTTGACTATTTTTCCTTCACAACAGGAGCAGGCGACGTTTCATTTACAATTACTCCTACATCAAAAGCATTCGTTGGGAATGGTAGCGGTGGCTATGCCACTGAATACTTAGATGCTCAAGGCGCTAATCTCGATATCTGGGCGGGACTATACAACTCTAATGGCACATTGTTAACATCTTCTAACCCGAGCAATCTTTTAACTGCAAGTTTAGACTTGTCCCTTACTGCAGGAACTTACTTTATCCGCATTGATGGTGTGGGCAAAGATAATCCCTTAGTCAGTGGATCACAAGGCTATTCTGATTATGGCAGTTTGGGCCAGTATTCAATCCTTGGCAATGTTGAATCACTCTCCGCGAGAATAATTGAAGCATCAGGGAATGCCTCATTACTCACTACGGTGGTTGGTTATCAACTTCAAGGGCAGGGAGCTGCTGCTCAGTTTCTTCGGTTGAACGGAAATGTGGTCAGCGAAAACACTTTCTCCGGCTGGTCTGCTATTGGTGTAGAGCGGTTAGGGCAAGGGTATCAGTTACTGTGGAAAAATGTTGATGGACGCTATTTAGACTGGCGGGTGGATGCAAATGGGACTTATCAGAGCTCTCAAAGTATCAGTGAAACAGAACTCACTAGTTTAGAACCGACTTTTCAGCAAGATCTCAATGGTGATCAAGAGATTGGATGGGCATCAACGGCGATAGAAACGGTTGGGACTGCCTCCTTAACAACAACGGCAGTTGGTTATCAACTGCAAGGGCAGGGAGCTGCTGCTCAGTTTCTTTGGTTGAACGGAAATGTGGTCAGCGAAAACACTTTCTCTGGCTGGTCTGCTATTGGTGTAGAGCGGTTAGGGCAAGGGTATCAATTACTGTGGAAAAATGTTGATGGACGCTATTTAGACTGGCGGGTGGATGCAAATGGGACTTATCAGAGCTCTCAAAGTATCAGTGAAACAGAACTCACTAGTTTAGAACCGACTTTTCAGCAAGATCTCAATGGTGATCAAGAGATTGGATGGGCATCAACGGCGATAGAAACGGTTGGGACTGCCTCCTTAACAACAACGGCAGTTGGTTATCAACTGCAAGGGCAGGGAGCTGCTGCTCAGTTTCTTTGGTTGAACGGAAATGTGGTCAGCGAAAACACTTTCTCTAGCTGGTCTGCTATTGGTGTAGAGCGGTTAGGGCAAGGGTATCAGTTACTGTGGAAAAATGTTGATGGACGCTATTTAGACTGGCGGGTGGATGCAAATGGGACTTATCAGAGCTCTCAAAGTATCAGTGAAACAGAACTCACTAGTTTAGAACCGACTTTTCAGCAAGATCTCAATGGTGATCAAGAGATTGGATGGGCATCAACGGCGATAGAAACGGTTGGGACTGCCTCCTTAACAACAACGGCAGTTGGTTATCAACTGCAAGGGCAGGGAGCTGCTGCTCAGTTTCTTTGGTTGAACGGAAATGTGGTCAGCGAAAACACTTTCTCCGGCTGGTCTGCTATTGGTGTAGAGCGGTTAGGGCAAGGGTATCAGTTACTGTGGAAAAATGTTGATGGACGCTATTTAGACTGGCGGGTGGATGCAAATGGGACTTATCAGAGCTCTCAAAGTATCAGTGAAACAGAACTCACTAGTTTAGAACCGACTTTTCAGCAAGATCTCAATGGTGATCAAGAGATTGGATGGGCATCAACGGCGATAGAAACGGTTGGGACTGCCTCCTTAACAACAACGGCAGTTGGTTATCAACTGCAAGGGCAGGGAGCTGCTGCTCAGTTTCTTTGGTTGAACGGAAATGTGGTCAGCGAAAACACTTTCTCTGGCTGGTCTGCTATTGGTGTAGAGCGGTTAGGGCAAGGGTATCAGTTACTGTGGAAAAATGTTGATGGACGCTATTTAGACTGGCGGGTGGATGCAAATGGGACTTATCAGAGCTCTCAAAGTATCAGTGAAACAGAACTCACTAGTTTAGAGCCGACTTTTCAGCAAGATCTCAATGGTGATCAGAGAATTGAGCAAGCTTCTCTCGCTCATAATTTAAGATATGGTGATTTATTACTAGGTGGTCCTAGTGATCAGATGCTGGTGGGGAATGCTAGGAATGATTTGCTAATAGCAGGAGATAGCTCAGATCAATTTGTTTTTTTGAATCCCACGGATGGTATTGATACGATTACTGTTATACCTGGTAAAGATTTGATTCAGATCTCTGCTGCAGACTTTGGCAGGGATTTAGTGGGTGATGTACATTTAGCCAGTGAACAATTTGGATTAGGGGTTGCGGCAACCCCTGACCAGGAAAGTTTTTTGTATGATCAGCTTTCGGGATATTCACGCTATGATGCTGACGGTATAGATGGCATCGCTTCTATCCATATTGCGACTCTTAGCTGA
- the smc gene encoding chromosome segregation protein SMC, producing MYVKQLELSHFKSFGSTTSIPLLPGFTVVSGPNGSGKSNLLDALLFALGLAGSRGMRAERLPDLVNHAQIKRGHAIAETRVTVTFELSPQELEELAAAEAAEAEEAERHTDTTTVSAIPKPDTESTLAPNEWQVTRKLRVTKQGTYTSSYAINGESCTLTQLHEQLNRRRIYPEGYNVVLQGDVTSIISMNARQRREIIDELAGVANFDRRINQAKDKLDAVKDQEERSRIVEQELNDQCERLARDRIKAEKYQKLRTELQSKAAWEGVLAWRDLQAQIDKKQKQLATEQKTQAKLETETTVLATELEEISQKLATLNAQVKALGEEEHLALQAQIATQEAELKQLQRQQGELEQSQQQVAQSIQHTQQQLQTFQAEIKQVSEQHQILTTTEVARLTQAREQAQQALDTTRQQAQAIAQSADAWIEQQSHLNQQIKTVLQALEPQRAEQAQLQERVQQLDRQSDLQQQSVQQIAQELTETQEQLEAAEAEVLQRQEQVQDCAGAIAEVDHDINTQQETHNRLLREQQEKQRQLDKLEAQEQAQQEVQGTHATHIIRKAKLAGVHGLVAQLGQVDAHYQTALEIAAGGRLGCLVVDDDAVASAGIDLLKRERGGRATFLPLNKMRPPKGLPSLTASGAIDFAIELIDFDPIYEPIFAFVFGNTVVFKTLSDARRHIGKYRMVTLDGELLEPTGAMTGGSRNRHNTLHFGTGEAGESAAIMALKQRLSEIATLLQPIENKIEQTQARLTSKHQELSGLRQQHREAQLKTEQLQKELKVLADRQAHLEKQQQTYGLDLKGAQDRLQTLQTNLPQQETELEQLRESLEELEQSQTHGEWKTLQNQIQGQESIVAGREQALREVQQKIQELTSQQERLHEKQEQAEVTLQTLHTQTETQVTQKTENQEQQQKIEATIATFRTELGKLEERLGSEKQERDRVETHLQERTAAHQQLLWQIQKTQDKQQEQQELIQQLQTQLQAKATELPDPLPEIPDDLTLEQLREELQKLQKRLQAMEPVNMLAIEEYERTQERLVELTDKLTTLESERTELLLRIENFRTLRYQSFREAYDAIDINFQSIFAELSDGDGHLQLDNPEDPFQGGLNLVAHPKGKPVQRLASMSGGEKSLTALSFIFALQLYRPSPFYAFDEVDMFLDGANVERLSSMIQKQAKQAQFIVVSLRRPMIEASDRTIGVTQARGTHTQVIGIQLRPTATEPATPVEAS from the coding sequence GTGTACGTAAAACAACTCGAGCTTTCTCATTTCAAGTCTTTTGGTAGCACCACTTCGATTCCTTTGCTGCCAGGGTTTACGGTTGTTAGCGGACCGAATGGTTCCGGTAAATCTAATTTATTAGATGCCTTGTTGTTTGCCTTGGGATTAGCAGGGTCACGGGGAATGCGGGCGGAGCGTTTGCCAGACTTGGTAAATCATGCCCAAATTAAGCGGGGACATGCGATCGCAGAGACCCGAGTCACGGTCACCTTCGAACTATCCCCCCAAGAGCTGGAAGAGTTAGCAGCAGCGGAAGCTGCCGAAGCCGAAGAAGCCGAAAGACACACCGACACCACGACGGTATCAGCGATACCAAAACCGGATACGGAATCCACTCTAGCCCCCAATGAATGGCAGGTAACTCGCAAACTGCGGGTGACCAAGCAAGGCACCTATACCTCGTCCTATGCCATTAATGGCGAGTCCTGCACCCTCACCCAGCTCCACGAGCAGCTGAATCGCCGTCGGATTTATCCAGAGGGCTATAACGTCGTCCTCCAAGGGGACGTCACCAGCATTATTTCCATGAACGCCCGGCAACGCCGAGAAATTATTGATGAGCTGGCCGGGGTTGCTAACTTTGACCGGCGGATTAATCAGGCCAAAGATAAGCTAGATGCCGTTAAAGATCAAGAAGAGCGTTCCCGCATCGTCGAGCAGGAACTCAATGATCAGTGCGAACGCCTAGCCCGTGATCGGATCAAAGCGGAAAAGTATCAGAAACTGCGCACTGAACTGCAATCGAAAGCGGCCTGGGAAGGGGTGCTTGCCTGGCGTGACTTACAAGCCCAGATTGACAAGAAACAAAAACAACTCGCCACGGAACAGAAAACCCAAGCCAAGCTAGAGACCGAAACAACGGTATTAGCCACGGAATTAGAAGAAATCTCCCAGAAGCTGGCAACCCTCAATGCCCAAGTCAAAGCTCTAGGAGAAGAAGAACATCTCGCCCTCCAAGCTCAAATTGCCACCCAGGAAGCTGAACTCAAGCAGCTCCAGCGCCAGCAAGGTGAACTGGAGCAATCGCAACAGCAAGTCGCCCAATCCATTCAACATACGCAACAGCAACTGCAAACCTTCCAGGCTGAGATTAAGCAGGTTAGTGAACAACACCAAATATTAACCACTACTGAAGTTGCCCGGTTAACTCAGGCTCGTGAACAGGCCCAGCAAGCCCTGGATACCACCCGGCAACAGGCTCAGGCCATTGCCCAATCTGCTGATGCCTGGATCGAGCAGCAATCCCACCTGAATCAGCAAATCAAAACGGTTCTGCAAGCTTTGGAACCCCAGCGGGCCGAACAAGCTCAACTACAAGAGCGGGTCCAGCAATTAGATCGCCAAAGCGATCTCCAGCAGCAATCGGTTCAGCAGATCGCCCAAGAGTTGACGGAGACCCAAGAACAGCTAGAGGCAGCTGAAGCTGAGGTCTTACAACGACAAGAGCAGGTGCAAGATTGTGCGGGTGCGATCGCAGAAGTGGATCACGATATCAATACCCAGCAAGAAACCCACAATCGACTGCTACGCGAACAACAAGAGAAGCAGCGCCAGCTCGACAAACTAGAAGCCCAAGAACAGGCCCAGCAAGAAGTTCAGGGTACCCATGCCACCCATATCATTCGTAAAGCCAAACTGGCAGGAGTCCATGGTCTCGTAGCTCAACTAGGGCAAGTAGATGCCCATTATCAAACCGCCTTAGAAATTGCTGCGGGCGGTCGCCTTGGTTGTCTAGTCGTCGATGATGACGCCGTCGCCTCAGCCGGCATTGACCTCTTAAAGCGAGAGCGAGGCGGACGAGCGACCTTCTTGCCCCTGAATAAAATGCGCCCCCCGAAGGGACTGCCCTCCTTAACCGCCTCAGGTGCCATTGATTTTGCCATCGAACTGATCGATTTTGACCCGATTTATGAACCAATTTTTGCCTTTGTATTTGGCAATACCGTTGTCTTCAAAACCCTGAGTGATGCCCGTCGCCATATCGGTAAATACCGGATGGTGACGCTGGATGGAGAACTTCTGGAACCCACGGGTGCCATGACGGGAGGCAGCCGCAATCGCCATAACACCCTTCATTTTGGTACGGGTGAAGCAGGAGAATCAGCTGCCATTATGGCGTTGAAACAACGCCTATCAGAAATTGCGACGTTGCTACAGCCCATTGAAAACAAAATTGAGCAGACCCAAGCTCGATTAACCAGTAAACATCAAGAGTTAAGCGGCCTGCGTCAGCAACATCGTGAGGCCCAGCTCAAAACGGAACAGTTGCAGAAAGAACTCAAGGTGTTGGCCGACCGACAAGCCCACCTAGAAAAGCAGCAGCAAACCTATGGCCTAGATTTGAAGGGCGCTCAGGATCGCCTCCAGACCCTGCAAACCAATTTGCCCCAACAAGAAACAGAGTTAGAACAGCTGCGAGAATCCCTAGAAGAACTGGAACAGTCCCAAACCCACGGTGAATGGAAGACCCTACAAAACCAGATTCAGGGCCAAGAGTCGATTGTGGCCGGACGAGAACAGGCCCTGCGCGAAGTCCAACAAAAGATTCAAGAGCTGACTAGCCAGCAAGAGCGTCTGCACGAGAAACAAGAACAGGCCGAGGTCACCCTCCAAACCTTGCACACCCAAACCGAAACCCAGGTCACCCAAAAAACCGAAAATCAAGAACAGCAACAGAAAATCGAGGCCACCATCGCCACGTTCCGCACCGAGTTGGGTAAATTGGAAGAGCGCTTAGGGAGTGAGAAACAAGAACGCGATCGCGTCGAGACCCATCTACAAGAACGCACCGCTGCCCATCAGCAATTGCTATGGCAAATCCAAAAAACCCAAGATAAGCAGCAGGAGCAACAAGAGCTAATTCAGCAGCTACAAACCCAACTACAAGCCAAAGCAACAGAACTCCCCGACCCCTTACCGGAAATTCCGGATGACCTCACCCTAGAGCAGCTTCGCGAGGAATTGCAAAAGCTGCAAAAGCGCCTCCAGGCCATGGAGCCGGTGAATATGCTGGCCATCGAGGAATACGAGCGGACCCAAGAGCGGCTGGTTGAGTTAACGGACAAACTAACGACCCTGGAATCCGAACGCACGGAACTCCTCCTGCGCATCGAGAATTTCCGCACCCTGCGCTATCAATCCTTTCGTGAAGCCTATGATGCCATTGACATCAATTTCCAGAGTATCTTTGCCGAACTCTCCGATGGCGATGGACATTTACAGCTGGATAACCCCGAAGATCCTTTTCAGGGTGGTCTCAATTTAGTCGCCCACCCCAAAGGCAAACCCGTCCAGCGTTTAGCTTCCATGTCTGGAGGAGAGAAATCTCTGACTGCCCTCAGCTTTATCTTTGCCCTACAGCTGTATCGGCCTTCTCCTTTCTATGCCTTTGATGAAGTCGATATGTTCTTGGATGGTGCTAACGTGGAACGCTTGTCCAGCATGATTCAAA